A region from the Benincasa hispida cultivar B227 chromosome 12, ASM972705v1, whole genome shotgun sequence genome encodes:
- the LOC120068463 gene encoding sugar transport protein MST4-like, with protein MPAGGFSTTPGGVEFEAKVTPIVIISCIMAATGGLMFGYDVGVSGGVTSMPSFLKKFFPVVHRRIEEGGDSNYCKYDNQGLQLFTSSLYLAGLTATFFASYTTRRLGRRPTMLIAGIFFILGTVLNAAAQNIEMLIIGRILLGCGVGFANQAVPLFLSEIAPTRIRGGLNILFQLNVTIGILFASLINYGTAKIKDGWGWRLSLGLAGVPAGLLTIGALLVVETPNSLIERGRLEEGKAILRKIRGTENIEPEFLELVEASRIAKEVKHPFRNLLKRRNQPQLIIAVALQIFQQLTGINAIMFYAPVLFNTLGFKTDAALYSAVITGAVNVVSTVVSIYSVDKLGRRILLLEAGVQMFISQVVIAVILGIKVKDDTNNLHNALAIVVVVMVCTFVSSFAWSWGPLGWLIPSETFPLETRSAGQSITVCVNLLFTFAIAQAFLSMLCHFKFGIFLFFSGWVLVMSVFVLFLLPETKNVPIEEMTERVWKQHWLWKRFMDYDDKDQDRHRHAEETVKPIGSVKNGMSNGNGFNSVSYQL; from the exons ATGCCTGCCGGAGGGTTCTCCACAACGCCGGGTGGCGTCGAGTTCGAGGCCAAAGTCACTCCCATCGTCATCATTTCTTGTATAATGGCTGCCACTGGAGGCCTCATGTTCGGTTACGACGTTGGTGTTTCTG GTGGGGTAACGTCGATGCcatcatttttgaaaaaattcttCCCGGTGGTTCATCGGAGAATCGAAGAAGGCGGCGACAGTAACTATTGCAAATACGATAATCAAGGCCTTCAACTATTTACATCATCCTTATATCTCGCCGGATTAACCGCCACCTTCTTCGCCTCCTATACCACGCGCCGCCTGGGCCGCCGCCCCACCATGTTGATCGCCGGTATATTTTTCATACTCGGCACCGTCCTCAACGCCGCCGCACAAAACATCGAAATGCTTATCATTGGTCGAATCTTACTTGGTTGTGGTGTCGGTTTCGCCAATcag GCAGTACCACTATTTCTATCGGAAATTGCACCAACGAGAATACGTGGCGGACTTAATATATTATTCCAACTTAATGTCACTATTGGTATCCTTTTCGCCAGTCTCATCAACTACGGAACTGCCAA aaTCAAAGATGGATGGGGATGGAGACTATCATTAGGATTAGCCGGAGTTCCCGCCGGTTTACTCACAATCGGAGCTCTATTAGTAGTGGAAACCCCAAACAGTTTGATCGAACGAGGTCGTTTAGAAGAAGGAAAAGCCATTCTAAGAAAAATCAGAGGAACCGAAAATATCGAACCGGAGTTTCTAGAATTGGTCGAGGCGAGCCGGATCGCAAAAGAAGTGAAACACCCCTTTAGAAACTTGCTCAAGCGGCGGAACCAACCGCAGCTCATCATCGCCGTCGCACTCCAGATCTTCCAGCAACTCACCGGAATTAATGCCATTATGTTCTACGCCCCGGTGTTGTTTAATACTTTGGGTTTTAAGACCGACGCCGCCCTTTACTCCGCCGTCATCACCGGAGCTGTTAACGTTGTTTCTACTGTTGTATCGATCTACTCTGTTGATAAGCTTGGTCGTCGCATTCTTTTGCTTGAAGCCGGCGTTCAGATGTTCATTTCTCAG GTTGTGATCGCAGTAATCTTGGGAATCAAAGTGAAAGATGATACGAACAATCTCCACAATGCACTAGCCATAGTTGTGGTGGTAATGGTTTGCACATTTGTGTCTTCCTTCGCTTGGTCATGGGGTCCTTTGGGATGGCTAATACCAAGTGAAACCTTCCCTTTAGAAACTCGATCGGCGGGGCAGAGTATCACTGTTTGCGTCAATCTCCTTTTCACTTTCGCCATTGCTCAAGCCTTCCTCTCCATGCTTTGTCACTTCAAGTTTGgcatcttcctcttcttctctggTTGGGTTCTCGTCATGTCtgtctttgttttatttttactgCCAGAGACCAAGAACGTTCCTATTGAAGAGATGACCGAGAGGGTCTGGAAGCAACATTGGCTCTGGAAGAGGTTTATGGACTACGACGACAAGGATCAAGATCGTCATCGTCATGCAGAGGAAACTGTAAAGCCGATTGGATCAGTGAAGAATGGAATGAGTAATGGTAATGGGTTCAATTCAGTTTCATATCAGTTATAA